A region from the Nostoc sp. HK-01 genome encodes:
- a CDS encoding integral membrane sensor signal transduction histidine kinase — MRSAKTKNVSVKDNQTNNFSTKESVTQSLLNHQSWIIGLINNLSISKKIAWGYTLALSVAVVGTVAGFILGDYYQRQAIIQKQEKWQESQLIRNLHAVLLELQAHQGKILVFTDLAHWQEERTHLIQHSTELQELWSELKTYANRYPNKKISDFLQTYESSSIVYSQQIIAVLNQGDTSNLKSENIAITKKQLLTLTQSNIYIKLHESTDALDKLLEASEGSFQRKEIAVLATEKVRDRIIIISMLLSVAIAIVLAHYTSRAIARPLKAVHDIALKVTQESNFSLQAPVTTADEVGMLADSLNQLIQRVNTLLAEQKAEASRQLIQNEKMSSLGQMLAGVAHEINNPVNFMYGNLQHTNAYFQNLLMLLEAYQAKIQDDELVALAEEIDLDFIKQDLPKLLQSMQVGAKRAKEIVLSLKNFSRLDETEFHAVDIHACIESTLLILNNRLKKRITVVKKYGELPNIEGYGGALYQVFMNILSNAIDALEESENEEASQEIIITTQCLDEEWIQIKIADNGSGISPEYQQKIFETFFTTKPIGVGTGLGLSISYQIVVEKHLGQLTCESEVGEGTTFAIALPIKRPNAHDNSAKYST, encoded by the coding sequence ATGCGATCTGCCAAGACTAAAAATGTTTCTGTGAAAGATAATCAGACTAATAATTTCTCTACAAAAGAGTCTGTAACTCAATCGTTATTAAATCATCAAAGTTGGATTATTGGGCTAATAAATAATCTTAGTATCAGTAAAAAAATTGCTTGGGGCTATACTTTAGCTCTCAGCGTTGCTGTTGTGGGAACAGTAGCGGGATTTATCCTCGGAGATTACTATCAGCGACAAGCCATAATTCAAAAACAAGAAAAATGGCAAGAAAGTCAGCTAATTCGTAATCTTCATGCTGTTTTATTAGAATTACAAGCGCATCAAGGAAAAATCTTAGTTTTTACAGATTTAGCACATTGGCAAGAAGAACGCACTCATCTAATACAACATTCTACTGAACTCCAAGAACTTTGGTCAGAACTGAAAACTTATGCCAATCGGTATCCTAATAAAAAGATATCTGATTTTTTGCAAACTTATGAAAGTAGTTCTATAGTTTATAGCCAGCAAATAATTGCAGTATTAAATCAAGGTGATACATCTAATTTAAAATCTGAAAATATAGCCATAACAAAAAAACAACTGTTAACTTTAACTCAGAGCAATATATATATTAAATTACATGAAAGTACAGATGCTTTAGATAAATTACTTGAAGCTTCTGAGGGAAGTTTTCAACGCAAAGAAATAGCTGTACTCGCTACAGAGAAAGTGCGAGACAGAATTATTATCATCAGTATGCTGTTATCGGTGGCGATCGCTATTGTACTAGCTCACTACACCAGTCGCGCGATCGCTCGTCCACTCAAAGCGGTTCACGATATCGCATTAAAAGTTACCCAAGAATCTAACTTTAGTTTGCAAGCACCAGTTACCACAGCCGATGAAGTGGGGATGTTAGCCGACTCTCTCAATCAACTCATTCAACGAGTTAATACTCTTTTAGCAGAGCAGAAAGCCGAAGCATCTCGACAGTTAATTCAAAATGAAAAAATGTCTAGTCTCGGACAGATGTTGGCGGGAGTAGCACACGAAATCAATAACCCAGTCAACTTTATGTATGGGAATCTTCAGCATACTAACGCTTATTTTCAGAATTTATTAATGCTACTTGAAGCTTACCAAGCTAAAATCCAAGATGATGAACTAGTTGCGTTAGCTGAAGAAATTGACTTAGACTTTATCAAACAAGACTTGCCAAAATTATTACAATCTATGCAAGTTGGTGCTAAACGCGCCAAAGAAATTGTTTTAAGTTTGAAAAACTTTTCTCGTTTAGATGAAACTGAATTTCATGCAGTAGATATCCACGCTTGTATTGAAAGTACATTATTAATTCTGAATAATCGTTTAAAAAAAAGAATCACTGTAGTTAAAAAATATGGAGAATTACCCAATATTGAAGGCTATGGTGGTGCATTATATCAAGTATTTATGAATATTTTATCGAATGCCATTGATGCTTTAGAAGAGTCAGAGAATGAAGAAGCATCTCAAGAAATTATTATAACTACCCAATGTCTCGATGAAGAGTGGATACAAATAAAAATTGCTGATAATGGTTCCGGGATTTCTCCAGAGTATCAACAAAAGATATTTGAAACTTTTTTTACTACTAAACCTATTGGAGTAGGTACCGGTTTAGGTTTATCAATTAGCTATCAAATTGTTGTAGAAAAACATCTCGGTCAGCTAACTTGTGAATCGGAAGTTGGCGAAGGAACCACATTTGCGATCGCATTACCTATCAAGCGCCCAAATGCTCATGATAATTCAGCGAAATATAGCACATAA
- a CDS encoding NAD-dependent epimerase/dehydratase encodes MNIAIIGCGYVGYAVAKYWQQKMTFVVTATTTTPERIQELQTVAQKVVIAKGNDAQTLQSVLPNQDVVLLSVGAKGANVYEETYLDTAKTLVGLLPQLPKIKQIIYTGSYSVYGDRNGATVDENTPVEPTHSSGIVLRETEKVLLSAASEKLRVCILRLGGIYGTNRELIKIFSRASGTTRPGNGEDVTNWIHLDDIVGAIEFVRQQHLQGIYNLVDDAHLSSRELLETLFTKHNLPNVQWDSSLKSNRPYNATVSNQKIKDAGYKLIHPQMIF; translated from the coding sequence ATGAATATTGCCATCATTGGTTGTGGTTATGTTGGTTATGCAGTAGCTAAATATTGGCAGCAAAAGATGACTTTTGTTGTTACCGCTACCACAACTACCCCTGAACGTATCCAAGAACTGCAAACGGTAGCGCAAAAAGTCGTAATTGCTAAAGGAAACGACGCTCAAACACTGCAATCAGTTTTGCCAAATCAAGATGTAGTGTTGCTGAGTGTGGGTGCAAAAGGCGCAAATGTATATGAAGAAACTTATTTAGACACTGCCAAAACTTTAGTTGGGCTTTTGCCGCAACTACCTAAAATCAAGCAAATTATCTATACAGGTAGTTATTCTGTTTATGGCGATCGCAATGGTGCTACAGTCGATGAAAATACACCAGTAGAGCCAACTCATAGTTCAGGAATAGTTCTTAGAGAGACAGAAAAAGTTTTACTCTCAGCCGCCAGTGAGAAATTGCGAGTTTGCATCTTGCGCTTGGGCGGGATATATGGAACTAATCGAGAACTGATTAAAATCTTTAGTCGCGCATCTGGTACAACTCGTCCCGGTAATGGCGAAGATGTCACAAATTGGATTCATTTAGATGATATTGTTGGCGCGATTGAATTTGTCCGTCAACAACACTTACAAGGTATTTATAATTTGGTAGATGATGCACATTTAAGCAGCCGAGAATTACTAGAGACTTTATTTACCAAACACAATTTGCCTAACGTGCAATGGGATAGTTCCCTCAAAAGTAACCGCCCATATAATGCCACAGTATCCAATCAAAAAATCAAAGATGCGGGATATAAATTGATTCATCCCCAAATGATTTTTTGA
- a CDS encoding family 57 glycoside hydrolase: MAIGYVALVLHAHLPFVRHPESDYVLEEEWLYEAITETYIPLLKVFEGLKRDGIDFKITMSMTPPLVSMLRDPLLQERYDAHLAKLEELTELEIEHNAQNGHVRYLAEHYATEFNEAREMWERYNGDLVTAFKQFQDSNNLEIITCGATHGYLPLMKMYPQAVWAQIQVACEHYEQTFGRPPKGIWLPECAYYEGLERMLADAGLRYFLTDGHGILYARPRPRFGSYAPIFTETGVAAFGRDHESSQQVWSSEVGYPGAAEYREFYKDLGWEAEYDYIKPYIMPNGQRKNTGIKYHKITGRGLGLSDKALYDPYWAREKAAEHAANFMYNRERQAEHLYGIMQRPPIIVSPYDAELFGHWWYEGPWFIDYLFRKSWYDQGTYQMTHLADYLRAEPSQQVCRPSQSSWGYKGFHEYWLNETNAWVYQHLHKAAERMIEISKLEPADELEWRALNQAAREVLLAQSSDWAFIMRTGTMVPYAVRRTRSHLMRFNKLYEDIKIGKVDSGWLEKVELMDNIFPEINYRVYRPL, encoded by the coding sequence ATGGCTATTGGCTACGTCGCGCTTGTACTTCACGCACACCTGCCCTTCGTTCGTCACCCAGAAAGTGACTATGTGCTGGAGGAAGAATGGCTTTATGAAGCCATTACCGAAACATATATTCCTTTACTAAAAGTTTTTGAAGGCTTAAAGCGAGACGGCATTGACTTTAAAATCACAATGAGTATGACACCGCCTTTGGTGTCAATGCTGCGCGACCCCCTGTTGCAAGAACGCTATGATGCTCACTTAGCCAAATTAGAGGAACTTACAGAACTAGAAATTGAGCATAATGCCCAAAACGGCCATGTTCGTTATTTGGCTGAACACTACGCCACTGAGTTTAACGAAGCGCGGGAAATGTGGGAGCGCTACAACGGTGATTTGGTAACTGCTTTTAAACAATTCCAAGACAGTAATAATTTAGAAATTATTACTTGTGGCGCTACCCACGGCTATTTGCCATTAATGAAAATGTATCCTCAAGCCGTGTGGGCGCAAATTCAAGTAGCTTGCGAACACTACGAACAAACCTTCGGTCGTCCACCTAAAGGTATTTGGTTGCCAGAATGTGCCTACTATGAAGGGCTGGAGAGGATGCTGGCTGATGCTGGGCTACGTTACTTTCTCACAGATGGGCATGGTATTCTCTACGCTCGTCCCCGTCCCCGCTTTGGCAGCTATGCGCCGATTTTTACAGAAACAGGTGTTGCAGCCTTTGGTAGAGACCATGAATCTTCACAGCAGGTATGGTCTTCGGAGGTGGGCTATCCTGGTGCAGCCGAATATCGAGAATTTTACAAAGATTTAGGCTGGGAGGCAGAATATGACTACATCAAACCCTATATCATGCCCAATGGTCAGCGAAAAAATACAGGGATTAAGTACCATAAAATTACCGGGCGGGGTTTAGGGTTATCAGATAAGGCACTATATGATCCTTATTGGGCAAGGGAAAAAGCCGCCGAACACGCTGCCAACTTTATGTATAACCGCGAACGGCAAGCTGAACATCTTTACGGAATTATGCAGCGTCCGCCGATTATTGTTTCGCCCTACGATGCAGAGTTATTCGGACATTGGTGGTATGAAGGCCCTTGGTTCATTGACTACTTATTCCGTAAGTCGTGGTATGACCAAGGTACATATCAAATGACTCACTTGGCAGATTATCTCAGAGCAGAACCATCGCAACAAGTGTGTCGTCCTTCCCAATCGAGTTGGGGTTACAAAGGTTTTCACGAATATTGGTTAAATGAAACAAATGCTTGGGTTTATCAGCATTTGCACAAAGCCGCAGAACGGATGATTGAAATTTCTAAGTTGGAACCTGCGGATGAGTTGGAATGGCGGGCGTTGAACCAAGCAGCACGGGAAGTTTTATTAGCGCAGTCTTCGGACTGGGCATTTATTATGCGAACAGGGACAATGGTTCCTTATGCTGTACGCCGGACGCGATCGCACCTGATGCGGTTTAATAAACTCTATGAAGATATCAAAATCGGGAAAGTTGACAGCGGTTGGTTAGAAAAAGTCGAGTTAATGGATAATATCTTCCCGGAAATTAACTATCGCGTTTATCGTCCTTTGTAA
- a CDS encoding putative oxygen-independent coproporphyrinogen III oxidase: protein MKSAFDISSIVGSAYIHIPFCRRRCFYCDFPVSVVGDRLRGETSGTISQYVEALCQEIAITPNFGQFLQTIFFGGGTPSLLSTEQLAKILGALEQRFGIASEVEISMEVDPGTFDLAHITGYRNLGVNRVSLGVQAFQEELLKVAGRSHSVKDIFAAIELIHKVEIPEFSIDLISGLPHQSLDQWSDSLVKAVAINPTHISIYDLTIEPGTAFGRYYKSGDNPLPTDETTVKMYQMGQQVLTGAGYQHYEISNYARPGHQCQHNRVYWENRPYYGFGMGAASYIQGKRYTRPRKTQEYYQWVQAGSIIDCEVTPPAEVLLETLMLGLRLAEGVCVSRLEAEFGEEKIAEIFQCLQPYFAKGWVRVAAGRLQLTDPEGFLFSNVVLADLFNKLD, encoded by the coding sequence ATGAAATCAGCATTTGATATTTCTAGCATTGTCGGTTCTGCTTATATACATATACCTTTTTGCAGACGGCGGTGCTTTTATTGTGATTTCCCGGTGTCTGTTGTGGGCGATCGCTTGCGGGGTGAAACATCGGGTACAATCTCCCAATATGTAGAAGCTTTATGCCAAGAAATTGCCATCACCCCTAATTTTGGACAATTTTTGCAGACAATTTTTTTTGGTGGTGGTACTCCTTCGCTGCTCTCAACTGAGCAGTTGGCAAAGATATTAGGAGCGTTAGAGCAACGTTTTGGGATTGCGTCGGAAGTAGAAATTTCGATGGAGGTAGATCCGGGAACATTCGATTTGGCGCATATTACAGGCTATCGCAATTTGGGTGTCAATCGGGTAAGTTTGGGTGTACAAGCTTTTCAAGAAGAATTGTTAAAAGTTGCTGGGCGATCGCACTCAGTTAAAGATATCTTTGCAGCTATTGAATTAATTCACAAAGTCGAGATTCCCGAATTTAGTATAGATTTAATTTCTGGGCTGCCACATCAGTCTTTAGATCAATGGTCTGACTCTTTAGTCAAAGCAGTAGCTATTAACCCGACGCATATATCTATCTACGATTTAACCATTGAGCCAGGAACGGCTTTTGGTCGCTACTACAAATCAGGTGATAATCCTCTACCTACAGATGAAACTACAGTCAAAATGTACCAGATGGGTCAGCAAGTATTGACTGGTGCAGGTTATCAGCATTATGAAATTTCTAATTATGCGCGACCTGGACATCAGTGTCAGCATAATCGAGTGTATTGGGAAAACCGCCCTTATTATGGTTTTGGGATGGGTGCAGCAAGTTACATACAAGGAAAACGCTACACTCGTCCGCGCAAAACTCAAGAATATTATCAATGGGTGCAAGCTGGCAGCATAATTGATTGTGAAGTCACACCACCCGCAGAGGTATTGTTAGAAACTTTAATGTTGGGTTTGCGTTTGGCTGAGGGTGTATGTGTTTCTAGATTAGAAGCAGAGTTTGGCGAAGAAAAAATAGCGGAAATTTTTCAATGTTTGCAACCTTATTTTGCAAAAGGTTGGGTAAGAGTTGCAGCGGGAAGGTTGCAATTAACTGACCCCGAAGGGTTTTTATTTTCTAATGTAGTTTTGGCTGATTTATTTAATAAATTGGATTAA
- a CDS encoding putative PilT protein: protein MLDAIIILSFILAAAGIGFYSTDLLPDGTLDRVTNLEALRLTVAVFAAIIGGAVGLSFQTTYRRLEAQVREMPLEVILTRAIGLVIGLLLANLMLAPLFLLPIPPDFSFIKPLVAVVGSIILAVTGMNLADTHGRGLLRLINPNPVETMVAEGTLKPANTKVLDTSCIIDGRIEALLETGFLEGQIIVPQFVLQELQQVADASKDQKRVRGRRGLEILNRIKEDYPERILINPIDYDDIATVDAKLVRFAQEINAILLTNDYNLSKVASVQKVPVLNVNDLVNAVRPTYLPGDNLDLKILKEGKEPSQGIGYLDDGTMVVVEEGSSYVGGELRVVVTSALQTSAGRMIFAKPQASAIA from the coding sequence ATGCTTGATGCCATTATTATTCTCTCATTCATTCTGGCAGCAGCAGGCATAGGTTTCTACAGCACCGATCTGCTACCTGATGGCACCCTAGATCGAGTGACCAACCTAGAAGCTTTACGCCTCACTGTTGCCGTCTTTGCCGCTATTATTGGCGGTGCAGTTGGACTGAGTTTCCAGACGACTTATCGCCGCCTAGAAGCACAAGTCCGCGAAATGCCACTGGAAGTCATCTTAACGCGTGCCATTGGATTAGTCATTGGCTTACTACTAGCAAACTTAATGCTGGCTCCGCTATTTTTGCTACCAATACCCCCCGACTTTAGTTTTATTAAACCCTTGGTAGCAGTTGTTGGTAGTATTATTTTAGCCGTTACAGGCATGAATTTGGCAGACACTCACGGGCGAGGATTATTGCGATTAATTAATCCTAACCCTGTGGAAACAATGGTAGCAGAAGGTACATTAAAACCTGCCAATACCAAAGTTTTAGATACTAGCTGTATTATTGATGGTCGGATTGAAGCACTACTAGAAACGGGGTTTTTAGAAGGGCAAATCATCGTGCCACAATTTGTATTGCAGGAATTGCAGCAAGTAGCTGATGCCAGTAAAGACCAAAAGCGGGTGCGGGGAAGACGCGGTTTAGAAATTCTCAACCGCATTAAAGAAGATTATCCAGAACGCATCTTAATTAACCCCATTGACTACGATGATATTGCAACAGTCGATGCAAAATTAGTCCGCTTTGCCCAAGAAATCAACGCGATATTGCTAACCAACGACTACAACTTGTCGAAAGTAGCCAGCGTGCAGAAAGTACCTGTGTTGAACGTCAACGATTTAGTCAACGCCGTCCGTCCTACTTATTTACCCGGTGACAACCTCGACCTGAAAATTCTCAAAGAAGGGAAAGAACCAAGTCAAGGTATTGGTTATTTAGATGACGGGACAATGGTTGTTGTGGAAGAAGGTAGTAGTTATGTAGGGGGTGAACTGAGGGTAGTCGTCACCAGCGCCTTACAAACCTCCGCCGGACGCATGATTTTTGCCAAACCCCAAGCTTCAGCCATAGCGTGA
- a CDS encoding hypothetical protein (involved in functional assembly of photosystem II): MNKLIINWWRSQQFKLALHRGDNRSALQILQKIQKSGAKFSSLEKVFREKIQLERDLEEHKREITNLRKQIVEKSKLNLLLHPNPELIKYLSKSFKLIQHDEYKLQATGIDERIFEDFEARLAEYIQEELNKIPEQKLLIKLEDAVEDISSLKVGQEPDYRFTLTPHVYFMKYFLENVYCLYLAWSLIYQDGLLPTKFNILDIAAGPGTTAYGLALFLQSCSSFVDIPQMHVSYYSLEKQDAFQYRGLQFWRKYIESRKTPVNNFFRFVTTDIFAWDVKSSNIPKNFFDFIVISHCFFTDSSKRIQSNNIYKEIFANSLNNQGYVLLIIQDKKLFKAYDADQTEDKEQEENMISQFIEELGLHLVWYKYLTSTSLRKPLAASEFGKFAKDNLPKQIYMNQLLKKYCNQNYESHYTLDDYVILAKK; the protein is encoded by the coding sequence ATGAATAAATTGATTATTAATTGGTGGAGAAGTCAGCAGTTTAAATTAGCATTGCATCGTGGCGACAACCGAAGTGCTTTACAAATTTTACAAAAAATTCAAAAATCAGGAGCCAAATTTTCTTCCTTAGAAAAAGTATTTAGAGAGAAAATTCAACTTGAACGAGATTTAGAAGAACATAAACGTGAAATCACAAATTTACGCAAACAAATAGTAGAGAAATCAAAATTAAATTTATTATTACATCCAAATCCCGAATTGATTAAGTATTTGTCCAAAAGTTTTAAACTAATACAACATGATGAATATAAACTTCAAGCTACTGGAATTGATGAGCGTATATTTGAAGATTTTGAAGCTAGGCTTGCAGAATATATCCAGGAAGAATTGAATAAAATTCCTGAGCAAAAATTACTGATTAAGTTAGAAGATGCTGTGGAGGATATTAGCAGCTTAAAAGTTGGACAAGAGCCAGACTATCGTTTTACTCTGACTCCTCATGTATACTTTATGAAATATTTTTTAGAAAATGTCTACTGTCTTTATTTAGCTTGGTCACTTATTTACCAAGACGGGTTACTTCCAACTAAATTTAATATACTTGATATTGCTGCTGGGCCAGGAACTACAGCTTATGGATTAGCGTTATTTCTCCAAAGTTGTAGTAGCTTTGTTGATATTCCTCAAATGCACGTATCTTACTATTCTTTAGAAAAACAAGATGCTTTTCAGTATCGAGGGCTTCAGTTTTGGCGTAAATATATAGAGTCTCGTAAAACACCTGTAAATAACTTCTTTAGGTTTGTTACTACTGATATCTTTGCCTGGGATGTTAAATCAAGTAATATACCTAAAAATTTTTTTGATTTTATAGTAATTTCTCATTGCTTCTTTACCGATAGCTCTAAAAGAATCCAATCTAATAATATATATAAAGAAATCTTTGCTAATAGTCTAAATAATCAAGGTTATGTACTTTTAATTATCCAAGATAAAAAATTATTCAAAGCTTATGATGCTGATCAAACGGAAGATAAGGAACAGGAGGAAAATATGATTTCTCAATTCATAGAAGAACTTGGGTTACATTTAGTATGGTATAAATATTTAACTTCAACAAGCTTAAGGAAACCTCTTGCTGCTTCTGAGTTTGGCAAATTTGCTAAAGATAATTTACCCAAACAAATATACATGAATCAGTTGCTTAAAAAGTATTGTAATCAAAATTATGAATCACACTATACATTAGATGATTATGTAATATTAGCCAAAAAATAG
- a CDS encoding radical SAM domain-containing protein has protein sequence MIKPLYEGYCEGNPTKFVREKFGDTNVYAQNAKSLLTKATGFIAAYDFTLNPYRGCQYGCSYCYAAAFSPNTKMRQDWGKWVIFKENAAKVLEKELESWYKKHPHQPPKIYMSSVTDPYQPLESKHQLTRSLLEVMLEYRPTLVIQTRSPIITRDIDYLQRFQRLRINMSIPTGSEAVRRDFEPRSPSIKARLNAIAKIKQGIDIFKGFVPKFSITITPLLPTLAADEEVFIKKLAIVDRVVIQDFHPNNHRSLVAGTRQEAENIKQRYSWWYDSEQLSYQRFKQKLLSQLPGVEIKEGKDGFGYE, from the coding sequence ATGATTAAACCTCTGTATGAAGGTTATTGTGAGGGAAATCCTACAAAATTCGTGCGTGAAAAATTTGGAGATACTAATGTTTACGCCCAAAATGCTAAATCCCTTTTAACAAAAGCAACTGGTTTTATTGCTGCTTATGATTTTACTCTTAATCCTTATCGTGGTTGTCAGTATGGTTGTAGTTATTGCTATGCTGCTGCGTTTAGCCCTAATACTAAAATGCGTCAAGATTGGGGTAAATGGGTAATTTTTAAAGAAAATGCTGCAAAGGTTTTAGAAAAAGAATTAGAAAGTTGGTATAAAAAACATCCGCATCAACCACCTAAAATTTACATGAGTAGTGTTACAGATCCTTATCAACCTCTGGAATCTAAACATCAGTTAACCCGTAGTTTATTAGAAGTTATGCTGGAATATCGTCCAACGTTAGTAATTCAAACTCGCAGTCCAATTATTACTAGAGATATTGATTATTTACAAAGATTCCAGCGGTTGCGAATTAATATGAGTATTCCCACAGGGAGTGAAGCTGTGCGAAGAGATTTTGAACCTCGTTCTCCTAGTATTAAGGCGAGACTAAACGCTATCGCTAAAATTAAACAAGGTATTGATATTTTTAAAGGATTTGTTCCTAAATTTTCTATTACGATTACACCTTTACTTCCAACACTTGCAGCCGATGAAGAAGTTTTTATTAAGAAATTAGCCATTGTAGATAGAGTTGTAATCCAAGATTTTCACCCTAATAATCATCGTTCTCTTGTAGCGGGAACTCGCCAAGAAGCTGAAAATATCAAACAACGATATTCTTGGTGGTATGATTCTGAACAATTGAGTTATCAGAGATTTAAACAAAAGTTATTGTCTCAACTTCCAGGTGTGGAAATAAAAGAAGGTAAGGACGGTTTTGGTTATGAATAA
- a CDS encoding PilT protein, translated as MDDIRIFQKAAEIHFDLKGKGKIIQDADILIAATAIIHNLILVSYDSDLSRVKDLRLENWLIS; from the coding sequence TTGGATGATATTAGAATTTTTCAAAAAGCCGCAGAAATTCATTTTGATTTAAAAGGCAAAGGTAAAATCATTCAGGATGCAGATATTTTAATAGCTGCTACCGCCATAATTCATAATTTAATTTTAGTTTCTTACGACTCTGATTTAAGCAGAGTTAAAGATTTACGGTTAGAAAATTGGTTAATTTCTTAA
- a CDS encoding PilT protein, which yields MGYLLDTNIVSASLKQNIQIGLKITEIRRQGEFLAISGITYYEIQRGLLSSNAIKKLALFQQFCQDYPV from the coding sequence ATGGGTTATTTATTAGATACGAATATTGTTTCAGCATCGCTAAAACAAAACATTCAAATCGGATTGAAAATTACAGAAATAAGGCGACAAGGTGAATTTCTTGCTATTAGTGGCATAACATACTATGAAATTCAAAGAGGATTGTTAAGTAGCAATGCCATTAAAAAATTAGCTTTATTTCAACAGTTTTGCCAAGATTACCCTGTTTGA
- the groEL gene encoding chaperonin GroEL: MAKRIIYNENARRALERGMDILAEAVAVTLGPKGRNVVLEKKFGAPQIVNDGVTIAKEIELEDHVENTGVSLIRQAASKTNDAAGDGTTTATVLAHAIVKEGLRNVAAGANAILLKRGIDKATIFLVEKIAEHARPVEDSKAIAQVGSISAGNDDEVGQMIAQAMDKVGKEGVISLEEGKSMTTELEITEGMRFDKGYISPYFATDPERMEAVFDDPYLLLTDKKIALVQDLVPVLEQVARQGKPLVIIAEDIEKEALATLVVNRLRGVLNVAAVKAPGFGDRRKAMLEDIAILTGGQLVTEDAGLKLENTKLDGLGKARRITITKDNTTIVAEGNEAGVKARIEQIRRQMDETESSYDKEKLQERLAKLAGGVAVVKVGAATETEMKDKKLRLEDAINATKAAVEEGIVPGGGTTLAHLAPQLEEWAKANLKDEELTGALIVSRALPAPLKRIAENAGQNGAVIAERVKEQEFNVGFNAATNEFVDMLAAGIVDPAKVTRSALQNAASIAGMVLTTECIVVDKPEPKDAAPAAGAGMGGGDFDY, encoded by the coding sequence ATGGCAAAGCGCATTATTTACAACGAAAACGCACGTCGCGCTCTAGAGCGAGGCATGGACATTTTAGCTGAGGCTGTAGCTGTAACCCTCGGCCCTAAAGGTCGCAACGTAGTTCTAGAGAAGAAATTCGGCGCACCGCAAATCGTGAACGACGGTGTGACCATCGCTAAAGAAATTGAATTAGAAGACCACGTTGAAAACACTGGCGTTTCTTTGATTCGTCAAGCTGCTTCTAAAACCAATGATGCTGCGGGTGATGGTACTACAACCGCTACCGTGTTGGCTCATGCAATTGTTAAAGAAGGTTTACGGAACGTGGCAGCTGGCGCTAACGCCATCCTGTTGAAGCGCGGTATCGATAAAGCCACCATCTTTTTGGTAGAAAAAATTGCCGAACACGCTCGTCCTGTAGAAGATTCCAAAGCTATTGCTCAAGTTGGTTCTATCTCTGCCGGTAACGACGATGAAGTCGGTCAGATGATTGCCCAAGCAATGGATAAGGTGGGTAAGGAAGGTGTAATTTCCCTAGAAGAAGGGAAATCCATGACCACCGAATTGGAAATCACAGAAGGGATGCGCTTTGACAAAGGCTACATCTCTCCTTACTTCGCCACCGATCCTGAACGGATGGAAGCAGTATTTGATGATCCTTATTTACTGCTGACCGATAAGAAAATCGCTTTAGTACAAGATTTAGTACCTGTTCTTGAGCAAGTTGCCCGTCAAGGCAAACCCTTGGTAATTATTGCTGAAGATATTGAAAAAGAAGCTTTGGCAACCTTGGTTGTTAACCGCCTGCGTGGTGTGCTGAACGTAGCTGCTGTGAAAGCTCCTGGATTTGGCGATCGCCGCAAAGCTATGCTAGAAGACATCGCTATCCTCACTGGTGGTCAACTCGTCACCGAAGATGCTGGTCTGAAGCTAGAAAACACCAAGCTTGATGGTTTGGGTAAAGCTCGCCGCATCACCATCACCAAAGACAACACCACAATTGTTGCTGAAGGTAACGAAGCTGGCGTTAAAGCTCGCATCGAACAAATTCGTCGTCAAATGGACGAAACCGAATCTTCCTACGACAAAGAAAAATTACAAGAGCGTCTGGCTAAATTGGCTGGCGGTGTAGCTGTAGTCAAAGTTGGTGCAGCCACCGAAACCGAAATGAAGGACAAGAAACTGCGCCTCGAAGATGCTATCAACGCTACCAAAGCAGCAGTAGAAGAAGGTATCGTTCCTGGTGGTGGTACAACTCTGGCTCACCTCGCTCCTCAACTAGAAGAGTGGGCTAAGGCTAATCTCAAAGATGAAGAGTTGACCGGTGCTTTAATTGTCTCTCGTGCATTACCAGCACCTCTGAAGAGAATTGCTGAAAACGCAGGTCAAAATGGCGCTGTCATTGCTGAACGCGTTAAAGAACAAGAATTTAACGTTGGTTTCAACGCTGCTACTAACGAATTCGTTGATATGTTGGCTGCTGGTATCGTTGACCCCGCTAAAGTAACTCGTTCTGCATTGCAAAACGCTGCTTCTATCGCGGGTATGGTGTTGACAACCGAATGTATCGTTGTTGACAAGCCAGAACCCAAAGATGCTGCTCCTGCTGCTGGCGCTGGTATGGGCGGTGGTGACTTCGATTACTAA